In a genomic window of Enterobacter asburiae:
- the aroG gene encoding 3-deoxy-7-phosphoheptulonate synthase AroG → MNYQNDDLRIKEINELLPPVALLEKFPATENAANTVSHARKAIHKILKGNDDRLLVVIGPCSIHDPAAAKEYAARLLALREELKDELEIVMRVYFEKPRTTVGWKGLINDPHMDNSFQINDGLRIARKLLLEINDSGLPAAGEFLDMITPQYLADLMSWGAIGARTTESQVHRELASGLSCPVGFKNGTDGTIKVAIDAINAAGAPHCFLSVTKWGHSAIVNTSGNGDCHIILRGGKEPNYSAKHVAEVKAGLEKAGLPAQVMIDFSHANSSKQFKKQMEVGADVCQQIANGEKAVIGVMIESHLVEGNQNLEGSEPLVYGKSVTDACIGWDDTDAILRQLANAVKARRG, encoded by the coding sequence ATGAATTATCAGAACGACGATTTACGCATTAAAGAGATCAATGAGTTATTACCTCCTGTAGCGCTCCTTGAGAAATTCCCCGCCACTGAAAATGCCGCAAACACGGTTTCTCATGCTCGTAAAGCGATCCACAAGATCCTGAAAGGTAATGACGATCGTCTTCTGGTGGTGATTGGCCCGTGCTCCATTCACGATCCTGCCGCTGCGAAAGAGTATGCGGCCCGTCTGCTCGCCCTGCGTGAAGAGCTGAAGGACGAGCTTGAAATCGTGATGCGCGTCTATTTTGAAAAACCGCGCACGACAGTGGGCTGGAAAGGGCTGATTAACGATCCGCACATGGATAACAGCTTCCAGATCAACGACGGCCTGCGCATTGCGCGCAAGCTGCTGCTGGAGATCAACGACAGCGGCCTGCCAGCTGCCGGTGAGTTCCTGGATATGATCACGCCACAATACCTGGCAGATCTGATGAGCTGGGGCGCGATTGGTGCCCGCACCACTGAATCTCAGGTCCACCGCGAGCTGGCTTCTGGTCTCTCTTGCCCGGTGGGTTTCAAAAACGGCACTGACGGTACCATTAAGGTGGCTATCGACGCCATCAACGCAGCGGGGGCGCCGCACTGCTTCCTGTCTGTGACCAAATGGGGTCACTCTGCCATCGTTAACACCAGCGGTAACGGCGACTGCCATATCATTCTGCGCGGTGGCAAAGAGCCAAACTACAGTGCAAAACATGTGGCAGAGGTGAAGGCCGGGCTGGAAAAAGCCGGGCTGCCGGCGCAGGTGATGATCGACTTCAGCCACGCCAACTCCAGCAAGCAGTTCAAAAAGCAGATGGAAGTGGGGGCAGATGTCTGCCAGCAGATCGCCAACGGTGAGAAGGCGGTAATTGGGGTGATGATTGAAAGTCATCTGGTCGAAGGGAACCAGAACCTGGAAGGTAGCGAGCCGCTGGTGTATGGCAAAAGCGTGACTGATGCCTGCATCGGCTGGGACGATACCGATGCCATCCTGCGTCAGCTGGCGAATGCGGTAAAAGCGCGTCGCGGCTGA
- the gpmA gene encoding 2,3-diphosphoglycerate-dependent phosphoglycerate mutase, with protein MAITKLVLVRHGESQWNNENRFTGWYDVDLSEKGVSEAKAAGKLLKEEGFSFDFAYTSVLKRAIHTLWNVLDELDQAWLPVEKSWKLNERHYGALQGLNKAETAEKYGDEQVKQWRRGFAVTPPELTKDDERYPGHDPRYAKLTDAELPTTESLALTIDRVVPYWNETILPRLKSGERVIIAAHGNSLRALVKYLDNMGEDEILELNIPTGVPLVYEFDENFKPIKHYYLGNADEIAAKAAAVANQGKAK; from the coding sequence ATGGCTATTACTAAGCTGGTTCTGGTGCGTCACGGCGAAAGCCAGTGGAACAACGAAAACCGCTTTACCGGTTGGTACGACGTTGATCTGTCTGAGAAAGGCGTAAGCGAAGCAAAAGCAGCAGGTAAACTGCTGAAGGAAGAAGGCTTCAGCTTTGATTTTGCTTACACCTCTGTGCTGAAACGTGCCATCCATACCCTGTGGAACGTGCTGGACGAACTGGACCAGGCCTGGCTGCCGGTTGAGAAATCCTGGAAACTGAACGAGCGTCACTACGGTGCGCTGCAGGGCCTGAACAAAGCGGAAACCGCTGAGAAATACGGTGACGAGCAGGTTAAACAGTGGCGTCGCGGCTTCGCGGTCACCCCACCAGAGCTGACCAAAGATGACGAGCGCTACCCGGGCCACGACCCGCGTTACGCGAAACTGACCGACGCTGAGCTGCCAACCACCGAGAGCCTGGCGCTGACCATCGACCGCGTTGTGCCTTACTGGAACGAAACCATTCTGCCACGTCTGAAAAGCGGCGAGCGCGTGATCATTGCCGCTCACGGTAACTCCCTGCGCGCGCTGGTGAAATACCTGGACAACATGGGTGAAGACGAGATCCTCGAACTGAACATCCCAACTGGCGTACCGCTGGTGTATGAGTTCGACGAAAACTTCAAGCCAATCAAACACTACTACCTGGGTAACGCGGACGAAATCGCAGCGAAAGCAGCGGCTGTCGCGAATCAGGGTAAAGCGAAGTAA